In a genomic window of Streptomyces pristinaespiralis:
- a CDS encoding acyl-CoA mutase large subunit family protein, producing MARESESGLPIEPVYGPADLEGWDPAEKLGGPGEYPFTRGVYPSMYTGRPWTMRQYAGFGTAVESNARYKQLIANGTMGLSVAFDLPTQMGHDSDAPIAHGEVGKVGVAIDSIDDMRVLFGGIPLDKVSTSMTINAPAALLLLLYQLVGEEQGVPADKLTGTIQNDVLKEYIARGTYIFPPKPSLRLIADIFKYCKAEIPKWNTISISGYHMAEAGASPAQEIAFTLADGIEYVRTAVAAGMDVDDFAPRLSFFFVARTTILEEVAKFRAARRIWARVMKEEFGAKNPKSLMLRFHTQTAGVQLTAQQPEVNLVRVAVQGLAAVLGGTQSLHTNSFDEAIALPTDKSARLALRTQQVLAYETDVTATVDPFAGSYVVEKMTDDVEAAALALMERVEDLGGAVNAIEQGFQKNEIERSAYRIAQETDSGERVVVGVNRYTLDTEEPYEPLRVDPAIEAQQAQRLAKLRAERDQAAVDTALAELKKAAEGTDNVLYPMKDALKARATVGEVCNALREVWGTYVPTDAF from the coding sequence ATGGCGCGCGAGTCCGAGTCGGGACTGCCCATCGAGCCGGTGTACGGACCGGCGGACCTGGAAGGCTGGGACCCGGCGGAGAAGCTGGGCGGGCCCGGTGAGTACCCCTTCACCCGTGGCGTGTATCCGTCGATGTACACCGGCCGGCCCTGGACGATGCGCCAGTACGCCGGCTTCGGCACGGCCGTCGAGTCCAACGCCCGCTACAAGCAGCTGATCGCCAACGGCACGATGGGCCTGTCCGTCGCCTTCGACCTGCCGACCCAGATGGGCCACGACTCCGACGCGCCCATCGCCCACGGCGAGGTCGGCAAGGTCGGCGTCGCCATCGACTCGATCGACGACATGCGGGTGCTGTTCGGCGGGATCCCGCTGGACAAGGTCTCCACGTCCATGACGATCAACGCGCCCGCCGCTCTGCTGCTCCTCCTCTACCAACTCGTCGGCGAGGAGCAGGGCGTCCCCGCGGACAAGCTCACCGGCACGATCCAGAACGACGTGCTCAAGGAGTACATCGCCCGCGGCACCTACATCTTCCCGCCCAAGCCGTCCCTGCGGCTCATCGCGGACATCTTCAAGTACTGCAAGGCCGAGATCCCGAAGTGGAACACCATCTCGATCTCCGGCTACCACATGGCCGAGGCCGGCGCCTCGCCCGCGCAGGAGATCGCGTTCACGCTCGCCGACGGCATCGAGTACGTCCGCACCGCCGTCGCCGCCGGCATGGACGTCGACGACTTCGCCCCCCGGCTGTCCTTCTTCTTCGTCGCACGGACGACCATCCTCGAAGAGGTCGCCAAGTTCCGTGCGGCCCGCCGCATCTGGGCCCGGGTGATGAAGGAGGAGTTCGGCGCCAAGAACCCGAAGTCGCTGATGCTGCGCTTCCACACCCAGACCGCGGGTGTGCAGCTCACCGCGCAGCAGCCCGAGGTGAACCTGGTGCGCGTCGCCGTCCAGGGCCTCGCGGCCGTCCTCGGCGGCACCCAGTCCCTGCACACCAACTCCTTCGACGAGGCCATCGCCCTGCCGACGGACAAGTCCGCCCGCCTCGCGCTGCGCACCCAGCAGGTCCTCGCGTACGAGACCGACGTGACCGCCACCGTCGACCCCTTCGCCGGGTCGTACGTCGTGGAGAAGATGACGGACGACGTCGAAGCCGCAGCGCTCGCCCTCATGGAACGCGTCGAGGACCTCGGCGGTGCGGTCAACGCCATCGAACAGGGCTTCCAGAAGAACGAGATCGAGCGCAGCGCCTACCGCATCGCCCAGGAGACCGACTCCGGCGAGCGCGTCGTCGTCGGCGTCAACCGCTACACGCTGGACACCGAGGAGCCGTACGAGCCGCTGCGGGTCGACCCCGCGATCGAGGCCCAGCAGGCGCAGCGGCTGGCGAAGCTGCGCGCGGAGCGCGACCAGGCGGCGGTGGACACGGCGCTCGCGGAGCTGAAGAAGGCCGCGGAAGGCACGGACAACGTCCTCTACCCGATGAAGGACGCGCTGAAGGCGCGTGCCACCGTCGGCGAGGTCTGCAACGCGCTGCGCGAGGTGTGGGGCACGTACGTCCCCACCGACGCTTTCTGA
- the leuE gene encoding leucine efflux protein LeuE has product MLGVTDLPTYLAGLVLIVLLPGPNSLYVLSVAARRGVRTGYQAAAGVWCGDTVLMVLSAAGVASLLQANAVLFGIVKYAGAGYLTWLAIGMLRAAWSMWRTRGERTADEVTTDVPAAERPFRKAFVISLLNPKAILFFIAFFVQFVDPAYAYPALSFTVLGALAQLASVLYLSVLIFTGTHLAAAFRRRRRLSAGATSAAGALFLGFAVKLSLSGT; this is encoded by the coding sequence ATGCTGGGTGTCACCGATCTTCCGACCTATCTCGCAGGACTCGTCCTGATCGTCCTGCTGCCAGGACCGAATTCTCTGTACGTGCTCTCCGTCGCCGCGCGCCGCGGTGTGCGTACGGGCTACCAGGCCGCCGCCGGTGTGTGGTGCGGCGACACCGTCCTGATGGTGCTGTCGGCCGCGGGCGTGGCCTCGCTGCTCCAGGCCAACGCGGTGCTGTTCGGGATCGTGAAATACGCCGGCGCCGGCTATCTGACCTGGCTGGCGATCGGGATGCTGCGCGCGGCCTGGTCGATGTGGCGCACCCGCGGCGAGCGGACCGCCGACGAGGTCACCACCGACGTCCCGGCGGCGGAGCGGCCCTTCCGCAAGGCGTTCGTGATCAGTCTGCTCAACCCGAAGGCGATCCTGTTCTTCATCGCCTTCTTCGTGCAGTTCGTCGACCCGGCGTACGCGTACCCCGCGCTCTCCTTCACGGTGCTCGGCGCGCTGGCGCAGCTGGCGAGCGTCCTCTACCTGAGCGTCCTGATCTTCACCGGCACCCACCTCGCGGCCGCGTTCCGCCGCAGGCGCCGCCTGTCGGCGGGCGCGACGTCGGCGGCGGGAGCGCTGTTCCTGGGCTTCGCGGTGAAGCTCTCCCTCAGCGGCACGTGA